A single genomic interval of Littorina saxatilis isolate snail1 linkage group LG17, US_GU_Lsax_2.0, whole genome shotgun sequence harbors:
- the LOC138952992 gene encoding uncharacterized protein → MDIEQAMQKFERILEKIDPDDMQTFLRRAQERIKEELQCGDGGDHHNEDVMLDNIRDSLRESLPLSAVSRTETIVHPSFGPNSKMDPKHTIHVDAFLYDDQKFDELCDDGKMSRNYCTQCGSHDMKPLTVLTHSASVPQLKYIFLHLLPSLRDKTLLDIGSRTGAVLYGAYLYSSCQNIVGVEIDSTFCKLQQKTIEDYSFEDRIKVYQQDILDNPSLISSSDVVFMNNVFEFFQTKELQERMWRALSEALRKPGMTVITVPSIEESLENLGILKEVNMDWLKPVDLRKERKRAKCELLGGNSDEDELDNIFMYKT, encoded by the exons ATGGACATCGAGCAAGCGATGCAAAAGTTTGAGCGTATTTTGGAGAAGATCGACCCTGACGATATGCAAACATTTTTGCGTCGTGCGCAAGAGCGAATCAAAG AAGAATTGCAGTGTGGAGATGGGGGTGATCACCATAATGAGGATGTGATGTTGGACAACATCAGGGATTCACTGCGTGAGAGTCTACCGCTTTCTGCTGTTTCTAGAACTGAAACCATTGTGCATCCCTCTTTTGGCCCT AACAGCAAGATGGATCCCAAGCATACCATTCATGTTGATGCGTTTCTGTATGACGATCAAAAGTTTGACGAACTTTGTGATGACGGCAAGATGAGTCGCAATTACTGCACGCAATGTGGTAGCCATGACATGAAACCACTCA CTGTGTTGACCCACTCTGCCTCTGTACCTCAACTCAAGTACATCTTTCTGCATCTTCTTCCGTCTCTGAGGGACAAGACATTACTTGACATTGGGTCTCGTACAGGAGCTGTCTTGTATGGA GCCTACCTGTACAGTAGTTGTCAAAATATTGTGGGAGTGGAGATCGACTCAACATTCTGTAAGCTGCAACAAAAAACCATTGAAGATTACAGTTTTGAAGACAGGATAAAG GTTTACCAGCAAGACATTCTAGACAACCCTAGCTTGATATCTTCAA GTGACGTTGTCTTCATGAACAACGTTTTTGAATTCTTCCAGACGAAAGAGCTTCAGGAGAG GATGTGGAGAGCACTGAGTGAGGCCCTCAGGAAACCAGGCATGACAGTGATCACTGTACCCAGCATAGAGGAGTCGCTGGAAAACTTGGGT ATTCTGAAAGAAGTCAACATGGATTGGCTGAAGCCTGTGGACCTGAGGAAAGAGAGAAAACGAGCAAAGTGCGAGCTGTTGGGAGGCAACTCAGATGAAGATGAACTGGACAATATCTTCATGTACAAAACATGA